The Sagittula sp. P11 genome window below encodes:
- a CDS encoding sugar ABC transporter substrate-binding protein, with translation MKNILLTATAVVALAAPAFAERYVMITHTQGTDPFWPVVEKGGKDAAAAVGAELEYNYDASGDMSAMAKLIEAAAATQPDGIIVSLPDADALGGAIKGAVDSGIPVITINSGLEASKEVGALMHIGQPEKLAGQAAGERAKEEGVTKPLCLNQEAYNTALADRCQGYFDAMGMDLNMIDVSNDVAQIKTRTAAALQADESIDGLLATGPHVCEAAAAAVEEVGADVHLSCFDLSPGVMNLIEAGQVAYTIDQQQRLQGYLPVIFLHLYNTNAGMLPGSDVPSGPGFVDASNAGDVADQAGVNR, from the coding sequence ATGAAGAATATCCTGCTCACGGCCACCGCCGTTGTGGCACTTGCCGCACCGGCATTCGCCGAGCGTTACGTCATGATCACCCACACCCAGGGCACCGACCCGTTCTGGCCGGTCGTCGAGAAGGGTGGCAAGGACGCCGCCGCCGCCGTGGGCGCCGAACTGGAATACAACTACGACGCATCCGGCGACATGTCCGCGATGGCCAAGCTGATCGAGGCGGCCGCCGCGACCCAGCCCGACGGCATCATCGTCTCGCTGCCCGACGCCGATGCGCTTGGCGGCGCGATCAAGGGTGCGGTGGATTCCGGCATCCCGGTCATCACGATCAACTCCGGCCTCGAGGCGTCGAAGGAAGTGGGCGCGCTGATGCACATCGGCCAGCCGGAGAAGCTCGCGGGCCAGGCCGCAGGTGAGCGCGCCAAGGAAGAAGGCGTGACCAAGCCGCTCTGCCTCAACCAGGAAGCCTACAACACCGCGCTCGCGGACCGTTGCCAGGGCTACTTCGACGCGATGGGCATGGACCTGAACATGATCGACGTGTCGAACGACGTGGCGCAGATCAAGACCCGCACCGCGGCCGCACTGCAGGCGGACGAGTCGATCGACGGCCTGCTGGCCACCGGCCCACACGTCTGCGAAGCCGCAGCCGCCGCGGTCGAGGAAGTGGGCGCCGACGTGCACCTCTCCTGCTTCGACCTCTCTCCGGGCGTGATGAACCTGATCGAGGCGGGCCAGGTCGCCTACACCATCGACCAGCAGCAGCGCCTGCAGGGCTACCTGCCGGTGATCTTCCTGCATCTCTACAACACCAACGCGGGCATGCTGCCGGGCTCCGACGTGCCCTCCGGTCCGGGCTTCGTCGATGCGTCGAACGCAGGCGACGTGGCAGACCAGGCCGGCGTGAACCGCTGA
- a CDS encoding ABC transporter permease subunit — translation MSDRSEADRLVRESGLQRLLRRPEVGAFSVMLVIVVALAIASDFKAFNPLGLKNNIAIVAQYGIIATGAAALMIAGEFDLSIGSMIGFTGMIMAMVLKYGFLPLGIPPGLPVAAFLIALTAALFLGWVIGTIVVRSGLSSFIVTLAFLFFLRGATEASYRLINQSTQISGLQDFKETSWFANILGGEVFGWFYDAWFMLGGNLNRRGEQWVTGFDARFLWWLVIAGVAWFVLSRTQLGNWIYATGDDKNAARANGVPTNKVKIGLFMFTAFCATMFAACQVFDTNTADAAKGNLLELFAIAIAVVGGTLMTGGFGSILGVAFGAITVGLVANAVFFIPWIDGSWFRVFVGTILLAAVFANERIRKRITGGYDDCHRPDTDDPEQGVRDMTEPYLRVENVIKKFGPFTALNGVNLEVYPGEVHALLGDNGAGKSTLIKTLAGVHEPTSGQLYIEGKPVNFRSPRDATAAGIGTVYQDLALNQLMSVTRNFFMGRELKGPLGTMRMSEMDQIAHDEMAKIGINFSDPTQAVGTMSGGQRQTLAIARAIYFGARVLILDEPTSALGQKQQMEVLKTIMRVKKRGDIAIIFITHNEIHSQLVGDRFTFLALGEVIGSGRKGELTHDEIRRLMAGGTEMKDLAGELAAI, via the coding sequence ATGTCTGATCGCAGCGAAGCGGACAGGCTTGTGAGGGAATCCGGGCTTCAGAGACTGCTCCGGCGGCCCGAAGTCGGCGCGTTCAGCGTGATGCTGGTGATCGTCGTGGCACTCGCCATCGCCTCGGATTTCAAGGCCTTCAATCCGCTCGGCCTCAAGAACAACATCGCCATCGTCGCACAGTACGGCATCATCGCCACCGGCGCCGCCGCCCTGATGATCGCAGGCGAATTCGACCTTTCCATCGGCTCCATGATCGGCTTCACCGGGATGATCATGGCCATGGTGCTGAAATACGGCTTCCTGCCGCTGGGCATCCCGCCCGGCCTGCCCGTGGCCGCCTTCCTGATCGCGCTCACCGCGGCGCTCTTCCTCGGCTGGGTGATCGGCACGATCGTGGTCCGGTCGGGGCTGTCGTCCTTCATCGTGACGCTGGCGTTCCTGTTCTTCCTGCGCGGGGCGACCGAGGCCTCCTACCGGCTGATCAACCAGTCGACGCAGATCTCCGGCCTGCAGGACTTCAAGGAAACCTCCTGGTTCGCCAACATCCTCGGCGGCGAGGTCTTCGGCTGGTTCTACGACGCGTGGTTCATGCTGGGCGGCAACCTCAACCGCCGCGGCGAACAGTGGGTCACAGGCTTCGACGCGCGCTTCCTGTGGTGGCTGGTGATCGCAGGCGTGGCGTGGTTCGTCCTGTCGCGCACCCAGCTCGGCAACTGGATCTACGCCACCGGCGACGACAAGAACGCGGCCCGCGCCAACGGCGTTCCCACCAACAAGGTGAAGATCGGCCTGTTCATGTTCACCGCCTTCTGCGCCACCATGTTCGCCGCCTGCCAGGTGTTCGACACCAACACCGCGGACGCCGCCAAGGGCAACCTGCTTGAGCTTTTCGCCATCGCCATCGCCGTTGTCGGCGGCACGCTGATGACCGGCGGCTTCGGCTCCATCCTGGGCGTGGCCTTCGGGGCGATCACCGTGGGGCTCGTGGCAAACGCCGTGTTCTTCATCCCGTGGATCGACGGGTCGTGGTTCCGCGTCTTCGTGGGCACCATCCTGCTGGCCGCGGTCTTCGCCAACGAACGCATCCGCAAGCGCATCACGGGGGGATATGATGACTGTCACCGTCCAGACACCGACGACCCGGAACAGGGAGTGCGCGACATGACCGAACCCTATCTCCGCGTCGAGAACGTCATCAAGAAGTTCGGCCCCTTCACCGCGCTGAACGGCGTCAACCTCGAGGTCTACCCCGGCGAAGTGCACGCGCTTCTGGGCGACAACGGCGCCGGCAAGTCCACCCTCATCAAGACGCTGGCGGGGGTGCACGAACCGACCTCCGGCCAGCTCTATATCGAGGGCAAGCCGGTCAACTTCCGCTCGCCACGCGATGCGACGGCCGCTGGCATCGGCACGGTCTACCAGGACCTCGCGCTGAACCAGCTCATGTCGGTGACGCGCAACTTCTTCATGGGGCGCGAACTGAAGGGGCCGCTCGGCACGATGCGCATGTCCGAGATGGACCAGATCGCCCATGACGAGATGGCCAAGATCGGCATCAACTTCTCCGATCCGACGCAGGCCGTGGGCACCATGTCCGGCGGCCAGCGCCAGACCCTCGCCATCGCGCGCGCCATCTACTTCGGCGCCCGCGTGCTGATCCTGGACGAACCGACCTCGGCGCTGGGCCAGAAGCAGCAGATGGAAGTGCTGAAGACGATCATGCGGGTGAAGAAGCGCGGCGACATCGCCATCATCTTCATCACCCACAACGAGATCCACTCCCAGCTCGTGGGCGACCGCTTCACCTTCCTCGCCCTCGGCGAAGTCATCGGCTCCGGCAGGAAGGGCGAGCTGACCCACGACGAGATCCGCCGCCTGATGGCCGGCGGGACAGAGATGAAGGACCTCGCGGGCGAACTCGCCGCGATCTGA
- a CDS encoding DUF4239 domain-containing protein — translation MLYPVLFVGGTVLIAWTVYFAVRLLAGQRFSDDTQTLAGSVIIRVSALHGLILALVFAQELVDYTQLQGNLTEEATAIADIWNDAARYGEDVAAQVQPALTRYTHLVVEEEWQELAADRALSAEGWQLREKIYLAVLDLEPRTAREEDLRTHMVHKAQLIAELRQARQNTALHEVNMLFWVAALSGLVLVTVPYFVFSPTRLHLMLLSVYGAFSGLVMYVIYAFSDPFEQPGALSPVAFQQLLKTEIGGS, via the coding sequence ATGCTTTATCCTGTGCTGTTCGTGGGCGGCACCGTGCTGATCGCCTGGACGGTCTATTTCGCGGTGCGGCTGTTGGCGGGGCAGCGCTTCTCCGACGACACGCAGACGCTGGCGGGATCTGTGATCATCCGCGTCTCGGCGCTGCACGGGCTGATCCTTGCGCTGGTCTTTGCGCAGGAGCTGGTGGATTACACCCAGCTTCAGGGCAACCTGACGGAGGAAGCCACCGCCATCGCCGACATCTGGAACGATGCGGCCCGCTACGGCGAGGATGTCGCGGCACAGGTCCAGCCCGCGCTGACGCGCTACACCCATCTGGTGGTGGAGGAGGAATGGCAGGAGCTGGCCGCCGACCGGGCGCTGAGCGCGGAGGGCTGGCAGCTGCGGGAGAAGATCTACCTCGCCGTCCTCGACCTCGAACCCCGCACCGCGCGGGAGGAGGACCTGCGGACGCACATGGTCCACAAGGCGCAGCTGATCGCGGAGCTGCGGCAGGCACGCCAGAACACGGCGCTGCACGAGGTGAACATGCTGTTCTGGGTCGCGGCGCTGTCGGGGCTGGTGCTGGTGACGGTGCCGTATTTCGTCTTTTCGCCGACGCGGCTGCACCTGATGCTGCTGAGTGTCTACGGCGCGTTCAGCGGGCTGGTGATGTACGTGATCTACGCCTTCTCGGACCCGTTCGAGCAGCCCGGCGCCCTGAGCCCGGTGGCCTTCCAGCAATTGCTGAAGACGGAGATCGGCGGCTCCTAA
- a CDS encoding pyridoxal phosphate-dependent aminotransferase: MAQLTLAAGMSRLGTESAFVVLARAGALVAQGRDIINLGIGQPDFRTPDHIVEAAVKALHDGAHGYTPANGLPQLRSAVAADLDRRHGVEVNPDHVVVVPGGKPTMFFAVLMFGEPGAEIIYPNPGFPIYESVIRYSGAKAVPMALKEENGFAFSAEEVLAQITPATRLIIINSPANPTGGVTPKEEVDKLVAGLAEHPHVAILSDEIYSTMLYGGRQHVSLLQYPEIRDRLIVLDGWSKRYAMTGWRLGYAVWPEQLVEHVTRLCVNDHSCVNAATQFAGIAALEGPQDEVAAMNEAFDTRRKVIVDGLNALPGVRCADAAGAFYAFPNIEGTGLSAMEAQTLFLEEGGVATVAGTSFGAYGEGYLRFSYANSTENIEEALRRIRGLLEARKEK, translated from the coding sequence ATGGCGCAACTGACGCTTGCCGCGGGGATGTCGCGGCTCGGAACTGAATCGGCTTTCGTGGTGCTGGCACGCGCAGGTGCGCTGGTCGCCCAGGGGCGTGACATCATCAACCTCGGGATCGGCCAGCCCGATTTCCGCACGCCCGACCACATCGTCGAGGCGGCGGTGAAGGCGTTGCACGACGGCGCCCATGGCTACACCCCGGCCAACGGCCTGCCGCAGCTCCGCTCGGCGGTGGCCGCCGATCTGGACAGGCGCCACGGCGTCGAGGTGAACCCCGATCACGTGGTCGTCGTGCCGGGCGGCAAGCCCACGATGTTCTTCGCCGTCCTGATGTTCGGCGAACCGGGGGCCGAGATCATCTATCCCAACCCCGGCTTCCCGATCTACGAGTCGGTCATCCGGTACAGCGGCGCCAAGGCCGTGCCGATGGCCCTGAAGGAAGAGAACGGCTTTGCCTTCTCCGCCGAGGAGGTGCTGGCCCAGATCACGCCCGCGACCCGGCTGATCATCATCAACTCGCCCGCGAACCCGACCGGCGGTGTCACGCCGAAGGAAGAGGTCGACAAGCTGGTCGCCGGTCTGGCAGAACACCCGCACGTCGCGATCCTGTCGGACGAGATCTACTCGACGATGCTCTACGGCGGGCGCCAGCACGTCTCGCTGCTGCAATACCCGGAGATCCGCGACCGGCTGATCGTGCTCGACGGCTGGTCGAAGCGCTACGCCATGACCGGCTGGCGGCTGGGCTACGCGGTCTGGCCGGAACAGCTGGTGGAGCATGTCACCCGGCTCTGCGTCAACGACCACTCGTGCGTGAACGCCGCAACGCAGTTCGCCGGCATCGCCGCGCTGGAAGGCCCGCAGGACGAGGTCGCCGCGATGAACGAGGCCTTCGACACCCGCCGCAAGGTGATCGTCGACGGGCTGAACGCGCTGCCGGGGGTGCGCTGCGCCGACGCGGCGGGCGCGTTCTACGCCTTCCCCAATATCGAGGGGACTGGTCTTTCCGCCATGGAGGCGCAGACGCTGTTCCTTGAGGAAGGAGGCGTGGCCACGGTCGCCGGCACCTCCTTCGGCGCGTACGGAGAGGGCTACCTGCGCTTCTCCTACGCCAATTCGACCGAGAACATAGAAGAGGCCCTGCGCCGCATCCGCGGCCTGCTGGAGGCCAGAAAGGAAAAATAA
- the denD gene encoding D-erythronate dehydrogenase encodes MNILIIGGAGVVARKLARALADKGTLRGKDISKLTLADIGEAETVDAPFPVETAQCDITDPASVAKIITEETDVIYLLAAVVSAHAEEDFDFGYKVNMFGTLNVLERCRALGTKPVLVFTSSIAVFGGEVPQPFHDHSALNPQISYGAQKAIGELLVNDYTRRGFIDGRGFRLPTISVRPGKANRAASSFMSSIFREPLQGQEAVCPVDEAFPHFYLSPKQCALNLVTGAEIPAEDLGLCPTMTMPGRVWTIRQMIDAMTAVAGPEPAKLIRWEEQPEIAHILKGWRLDVRPQKAERLGLKADDSFEDNIRYFLEEDIVR; translated from the coding sequence ATGAACATCCTCATCATCGGCGGCGCGGGTGTCGTCGCCAGAAAACTCGCACGCGCCCTCGCGGACAAGGGCACCCTGCGCGGCAAGGACATCAGCAAACTGACGCTGGCCGACATCGGCGAGGCCGAGACGGTCGACGCGCCCTTCCCGGTCGAGACCGCGCAATGCGACATCACCGATCCGGCCTCCGTCGCGAAGATCATCACCGAAGAGACCGACGTCATCTACCTGCTCGCCGCCGTCGTTTCGGCCCATGCCGAGGAGGACTTCGACTTCGGCTACAAGGTCAACATGTTCGGCACGCTGAACGTGCTGGAGCGCTGCCGCGCGCTGGGGACGAAGCCCGTTCTGGTCTTCACCTCCTCCATCGCCGTTTTCGGCGGCGAGGTGCCGCAGCCGTTCCACGACCATTCCGCGCTCAACCCGCAGATCAGCTACGGCGCGCAGAAGGCCATCGGCGAACTGCTGGTCAACGACTACACCCGGCGCGGCTTCATTGACGGGCGCGGTTTCCGTCTGCCGACGATCTCCGTCCGGCCCGGCAAGGCCAACCGCGCGGCCTCGTCCTTCATGTCCTCGATCTTCCGCGAGCCGCTGCAGGGCCAGGAAGCGGTCTGCCCGGTCGACGAGGCGTTTCCGCATTTCTACCTCTCGCCGAAGCAATGCGCGCTGAACCTCGTGACCGGCGCCGAGATCCCGGCCGAGGACCTCGGGCTCTGCCCGACCATGACCATGCCGGGCCGGGTCTGGACGATCCGCCAGATGATCGACGCGATGACCGCCGTCGCCGGGCCCGAGCCGGCCAAGCTGATCCGCTGGGAGGAACAGCCCGAGATCGCGCATATCCTCAAGGGCTGGCGGCTCGACGTCCGCCCGCAGAAGGCCGAGCGCCTGGGCCTGAAGGCCGACGACAGCTTCGAGGACAACATCCGCTACTTCCTGGAAGAGGACATCGTGCGCTGA
- a CDS encoding fumarylacetoacetate hydrolase family protein, translating into MSFVIDPQPQPSVEVAGSADRFPVRRIFCVGRNYAAHAREMGKDPDREPPFFFTKPADAVVGHGATIPYPPETEDLHYEAELVVALGTGGADIAEADALSHIWGYAAGNDLTRRDLQAAAKELGRPWDFGKAFDNSAVIGPVHPVSRTGHLSEGSIRFTVNGTVRQEGDLAEMIWTVPEVISILSRSMTLKPGDLIMTGTPAGVGALTSGDTCTVSIMGLPDLTFGIGPRG; encoded by the coding sequence ATGTCCTTCGTCATAGACCCCCAGCCGCAACCCTCCGTCGAGGTGGCCGGCAGCGCCGACCGCTTCCCGGTGCGCCGCATCTTCTGCGTCGGGCGCAACTACGCCGCCCACGCCCGCGAGATGGGAAAGGACCCGGATCGCGAACCGCCCTTCTTCTTCACCAAGCCCGCCGACGCCGTCGTCGGCCACGGCGCCACCATCCCCTATCCGCCAGAAACCGAGGACCTGCATTACGAGGCAGAGCTCGTGGTCGCGCTCGGCACCGGCGGCGCCGACATCGCCGAGGCGGACGCGCTCTCGCACATCTGGGGCTATGCCGCGGGCAACGACCTCACCCGGCGCGACCTGCAGGCCGCCGCGAAGGAACTGGGCCGCCCCTGGGACTTCGGCAAGGCCTTCGACAACTCCGCCGTGATCGGCCCGGTGCACCCCGTCAGCCGCACCGGCCACCTGTCCGAGGGCAGCATCCGCTTCACCGTGAACGGCACCGTCCGGCAGGAGGGCGACCTGGCCGAGATGATCTGGACCGTGCCGGAGGTGATCTCCATCCTGTCCCGCTCCATGACGCTGAAACCCGGCGACCTGATCATGACGGGCACGCCCGCGGGCGTCGGCGCGCTGACCTCCGGCGACACCTGCACCGTCTCGATCATGGGACTGCCCGACCTGACCTTCGGCATCGGACCACGGGGCTGA
- the maiA gene encoding maleylacetoacetate isomerase translates to MILHNYFRSSTSTRLRAALNLKGLGYDYVALPLKEGAHRTPEFLAKNPAGLVPVLELDDGTLLSQSLAIIEYLDDVHPEPPLLPADPVLRAKARALAYTVACEIHPLNNLRVLQYIARSYGASAEAQKEWFTHWVTESFEALETILAASPETGTFCIGDTPGLPDICLYAQVWNNRRFGIATEQWPTIARIYATLDGIDAFTRAAPPNQPDAE, encoded by the coding sequence ATGATCCTGCACAACTACTTCCGCTCCTCCACCTCGACCCGGCTGCGGGCGGCGCTGAACCTCAAGGGGCTGGGCTACGATTACGTCGCTCTGCCCCTGAAGGAGGGCGCCCACAGGACGCCCGAATTCCTCGCCAAGAACCCCGCCGGGCTGGTTCCGGTGCTGGAACTGGACGACGGCACGCTGCTGTCCCAATCGCTGGCGATCATCGAGTACCTCGACGACGTCCACCCCGAGCCGCCGCTCCTGCCCGCCGATCCGGTGCTCAGGGCCAAGGCGCGGGCGCTGGCCTATACCGTCGCCTGCGAGATCCACCCGCTGAACAACCTGCGCGTCCTGCAATACATCGCCCGCTCCTACGGCGCCTCCGCCGAAGCGCAGAAGGAGTGGTTCACCCACTGGGTCACCGAAAGCTTCGAGGCGCTGGAAACCATCCTCGCCGCATCGCCGGAAACCGGCACCTTCTGCATCGGCGACACGCCGGGCCTGCCGGACATCTGCCTCTATGCGCAGGTCTGGAACAACCGCCGCTTCGGCATCGCCACCGAACAGTGGCCGACCATCGCCCGGATCTACGCCACGCTCGACGGCATCGACGCCTTCACCCGCGCCGCCCCGCCGAACCAGCCCGACGCGGAGTAG
- a CDS encoding SDR family NAD(P)-dependent oxidoreductase: protein MPDFAIYPSLKGKSVLVTGGASGIGAEIVKAFAAQGARVGFVDFDEKTAEALVADTEGELAFEPCDLRDIDQLRAAFARIADRIGAPTVLVNNAARDDRHGWEDVTPEYWDERFATNFRHMFFAIQAVVPGMIEAGGGSIINMGSNSWWEKSTGMPAYTAAKSAVHGLTRSSAKEFGKHRIRVNAVVPGWVMTERQKELWATPEKLDEHLKGQCLPDLIEPVYLARMVLFLASDDSAMCTASNFFVEAGSV from the coding sequence ATGCCCGATTTTGCCATCTACCCGAGCCTGAAAGGCAAGTCCGTCCTCGTCACCGGCGGCGCCTCCGGCATCGGCGCCGAGATAGTGAAGGCCTTCGCCGCGCAGGGCGCGCGCGTGGGTTTCGTCGATTTCGACGAGAAGACCGCCGAGGCGCTGGTCGCCGATACCGAGGGCGAGCTGGCCTTCGAACCCTGCGACCTGCGCGACATCGACCAGCTCCGCGCGGCCTTTGCCCGGATCGCCGACCGCATCGGCGCGCCGACCGTGCTGGTCAACAACGCCGCCCGCGACGACCGCCACGGCTGGGAAGACGTGACGCCCGAGTACTGGGACGAACGCTTTGCCACCAACTTCCGGCACATGTTCTTTGCGATCCAGGCGGTGGTGCCGGGCATGATCGAGGCCGGCGGCGGTTCGATCATCAACATGGGGTCGAATTCGTGGTGGGAGAAATCCACCGGCATGCCCGCCTACACGGCCGCGAAGTCCGCCGTGCACGGGCTGACGCGGTCCTCGGCCAAGGAGTTCGGCAAGCACCGCATCCGGGTCAACGCCGTGGTGCCCGGCTGGGTCATGACGGAGCGCCAGAAGGAGCTCTGGGCCACGCCGGAAAAGCTGGACGAACACCTCAAGGGCCAGTGCCTGCCCGACCTGATCGAGCCGGTCTACCTCGCCCGGATGGTGCTGTTCCTCGCGTCTGACGATTCCGCCATGTGCACGGCCAGCAACTTCTTCGTCGAGGCCGGGTCCGTGTGA
- a CDS encoding DUF4336 domain-containing protein, which translates to MLDPLDDNLWGVGGPDVVAALGFSYPTRMIVARLPDGGLWVHSPIRLTDDLRAALAGLGPVAHILAPNALHDTWLADWATAFPGAAVWTAPGVAGPDRAQVVETAPEAWQGVFDTVLFPTRLARELVPFHRPSGTILFTDLVQHLSPRRYRGWRSVVARLDGMTAPAPRVPRKFRLATAPREDARAALRVMLGWPVTRMTMAHGPVTPQPDLAALFDWL; encoded by the coding sequence ATGCTGGATCCGCTCGACGACAATCTCTGGGGCGTCGGCGGCCCGGACGTCGTGGCAGCGCTGGGGTTCAGCTATCCGACCCGGATGATCGTGGCCCGGCTGCCGGACGGCGGGCTGTGGGTGCATTCACCCATCCGCCTGACCGACGACCTGCGCGCCGCACTGGCCGGCCTCGGTCCCGTGGCCCACATCCTTGCACCGAACGCCCTGCACGACACATGGCTGGCGGACTGGGCCACGGCCTTCCCCGGTGCTGCCGTGTGGACGGCCCCCGGCGTCGCCGGGCCCGACCGCGCGCAGGTGGTCGAAACCGCCCCCGAGGCCTGGCAAGGCGTCTTCGACACGGTCCTGTTTCCCACCCGCCTCGCCCGGGAGCTGGTGCCCTTCCACCGCCCCTCGGGCACGATCCTCTTCACCGACCTCGTCCAGCACCTGTCGCCCCGGCGCTATCGCGGGTGGCGGTCGGTCGTGGCCCGCCTCGACGGCATGACTGCCCCCGCCCCCCGCGTGCCGCGAAAGTTCCGGCTGGCCACCGCCCCGCGCGAAGACGCCCGCGCAGCCCTGCGCGTGATGCTGGGCTGGCCGGTGACACGGATGACCATGGCACACGGGCCGGTCACACCGCAGCCCGACCTGGCGGCGCTCTTCGACTGGCTTTAG